In one window of Clostridia bacterium DNA:
- a CDS encoding response regulator transcription factor produces MYTVLVVDDEERIRDIIREYLEFEGFVCLEAGDGIGAINTVKEKNPDLVVLDIMMPKVDGFTALREIRKFSQVPVIMLSARGEEYDKLFGFEMGVDDYITKPFSPKEVVARIKAILKRSGSAEKPKSGIITLLGVEIDENSRKVKVDGVEASLTPKEFDILLYMAKNEGIVLSREKILEKIWGYEFFGEDRTVDTHIKMLRNSLGPYRNLIKTVWSIGYKLEVSDAENQE; encoded by the coding sequence ATGTATACGGTTCTGGTTGTGGACGATGAAGAAAGAATTCGTGATATTATCCGCGAATATTTGGAATTTGAGGGGTTTGTGTGCTTAGAGGCAGGGGACGGAATCGGTGCAATCAACACGGTGAAAGAAAAAAATCCCGATCTGGTTGTGCTGGATATTATGATGCCCAAGGTGGACGGATTCACCGCTTTAAGGGAAATCCGCAAATTTTCTCAGGTGCCCGTGATTATGCTTTCGGCACGGGGCGAGGAATATGATAAGCTGTTTGGATTTGAAATGGGTGTGGATGACTATATCACAAAGCCGTTCAGTCCAAAAGAAGTGGTGGCACGCATTAAGGCGATTTTAAAGCGAAGCGGTTCGGCAGAAAAACCGAAAAGCGGTATCATTACCCTTTTGGGCGTTGAAATTGATGAAAACAGCCGTAAGGTGAAGGTGGACGGTGTTGAGGCGTCCCTTACGCCGAAGGAGTTTGACATTTTGCTGTATATGGCAAAAAACGAAGGAATTGTGCTGTCCAGAGAAAAGATTTTAGAGAAAATCTGGGGTTATGAATTTTTTGGTGAGGACCGTACGGTGGATACCCATATCAAGATGCTGAGAAACAGTTTGGGACCGTATCGGAATCTGATTAAAACCGTATGGAGTATCGGGTACAAGCTGGAGGTTTCGGATGCAGAAAATCAGGAATAA